In Neorhizobium galegae, the following proteins share a genomic window:
- a CDS encoding FecCD family ABC transporter permease, whose product MAALTEDEAAPMVRSHLARQALVFAALLALFAVAFVVSLCVGRFSVPATRALELIWLGVTDPWRELTTIDERIVLLVRAPRVVLAALAGAGLALSGAALQGVFRNPLVSPDILGISQGAAFGGALGIMLGVWGFPLIAMVFISGMAAVILVGLISRINGRSETITVILSGLVVSSMFSAVVSLLQFVADPNTSLPAIVYWLMGSFATATWERTLIAAPGLIIGGVLLWMLRFRLNILSLDESEAQSLGARTNRERWMVFGLIAVIVGSQVAVSGIIGWIGIVIPHASRLLVGHDHRALLPASVVLGAGFMVIIDTLARTATAAEIPLGVITALVGAPIFAMLLRNHYRERNGS is encoded by the coding sequence ATGGCGGCGCTGACTGAAGACGAGGCGGCTCCGATGGTCCGCTCGCATCTGGCCCGGCAGGCGCTGGTTTTTGCAGCGTTGCTGGCGCTGTTTGCGGTCGCCTTCGTGGTCAGCCTCTGCGTCGGCCGTTTTTCTGTCCCGGCAACCCGTGCGCTGGAGCTGATCTGGCTCGGCGTCACCGACCCGTGGCGGGAGCTCACCACGATCGACGAGCGCATCGTTCTTCTGGTCCGGGCACCGCGCGTGGTGCTCGCAGCGCTCGCCGGCGCCGGGCTCGCTCTGTCGGGTGCGGCCCTGCAGGGCGTTTTCCGCAACCCGCTGGTCTCGCCGGATATCCTCGGCATCTCGCAAGGCGCGGCCTTCGGCGGCGCGCTCGGCATCATGCTCGGCGTCTGGGGTTTCCCGCTGATCGCCATGGTCTTCATCTCCGGCATGGCGGCGGTGATCCTCGTTGGCCTGATCTCGCGCATCAACGGCCGCAGCGAAACGATCACCGTGATCCTTTCCGGCCTCGTGGTCAGCTCGATGTTCTCGGCCGTCGTCTCGCTGCTGCAATTCGTCGCCGATCCGAACACTTCGCTTCCCGCCATCGTCTACTGGCTGATGGGATCCTTCGCGACCGCGACCTGGGAGCGTACCCTGATCGCAGCGCCCGGCCTCATCATCGGCGGCGTGCTTCTCTGGATGCTGCGCTTCCGCCTCAACATCCTGTCGCTGGACGAGTCGGAGGCCCAGAGCCTCGGCGCCAGGACAAACCGCGAACGCTGGATGGTCTTCGGGCTGATCGCCGTCATCGTCGGCAGCCAGGTGGCCGTCTCCGGCATTATCGGCTGGATCGGCATCGTCATCCCGCACGCTTCCCGCCTGCTGGTCGGCCACGACCACCGCGCCCTGCTGCCGGCCTCGGTCGTGCTTGGCGCCGGTTTCATGGTGATCATCGATACGCTCGCCCGCACCGCGACTGCCGCCGAAATCCCGCTCGGCGTCATCACCGCCCTGGTCGGTGCGCCGATTTTCGCGATGCTCCTGCGCAATCACTACCGCGAAAGGAACGGCTCATGA
- a CDS encoding ABC transporter ATP-binding protein: MIGLEDATVRFGSRIIIEALSFSVPVGRTLAILGPNGRGKTTTLKAMLGFQRLDDGRRVAPDIVGYVPQTGTSNQRYRALDVVVMGRAAHLGIFGQPGPEDFRIAHSALERAGAARFADHYFDRLSGGERQLVLLARAIATGSQVLVLDEPAAALDLHNQERLLTLLNTLRQPRDKAIVFTTHDPNHALSSADDALLMMPDGQPPLFGPVAETITPEHLESLYGVPMRVVELAGPSGETHRAVLPAFAGIRAA; the protein is encoded by the coding sequence ATGATCGGCCTCGAAGACGCCACCGTCCGTTTCGGATCGCGCATCATCATCGAAGCCTTAAGCTTCTCGGTTCCGGTCGGCCGCACGCTCGCCATCCTCGGCCCGAACGGCCGCGGCAAGACGACGACGCTGAAGGCCATGCTCGGTTTTCAGCGGCTCGATGATGGCCGCAGGGTTGCACCCGATATCGTCGGCTATGTGCCGCAGACCGGTACCAGCAACCAGCGTTACCGCGCGCTTGACGTCGTGGTCATGGGCCGCGCCGCCCATCTCGGCATCTTCGGCCAGCCGGGGCCGGAGGATTTCCGGATCGCTCATTCGGCGCTGGAACGGGCCGGTGCCGCCCGTTTCGCCGATCACTATTTCGATCGCCTGTCCGGCGGCGAACGCCAGCTCGTGCTGCTTGCCCGCGCGATTGCCACGGGCTCGCAAGTGCTGGTCCTCGACGAACCGGCGGCGGCCCTCGACCTGCACAATCAGGAACGGCTGCTGACACTGCTCAATACGCTGCGCCAGCCGCGCGACAAGGCGATCGTCTTCACCACTCACGATCCGAACCACGCGCTTTCGTCCGCCGACGATGCGCTGCTGATGATGCCGGACGGCCAGCCCCCGCTCTTCGGCCCGGTCGCCGAGACGATCACGCCGGAACATCTGGAAAGCCTCTATGGCGTGCCGATGCGCGTCGTCGAACTGGCCGGCCCGTCCGGCGAAACCCATCGGGCCGTTCTGCCCGCCTTTGCTGGAATCCGTGCCGCATGA